The genomic stretch gtactccctaatcaaaccctcttattgtcacttataaaaaggcgcgcattgcgttagagtagtaaatctatttttaagaaatatagtatcttcactaagttgaaaagtattataacctggatttcttaatcaaaagaggttctcacgaaccagactctaaacttataaacgcgttcgaaaatagttttaaaatctcttttcttcctaatgttaaaatctcctaatgaactaaataaagcgctttcgctgtttttgaaatagttaaaaacaattaagtttaaaaagacgttggacggctttcgatcttacccaacgaaaTTGAAGTGCGGGtaaacttaagttgaaagttaaaatagcccttaagggtttctacgaacaattgtacggattactgattcaattacgatccttacattctagccttataaatttagctagacatggtaaagtaaaagtgcattaaaataaataaaagtagtgcgagtgcgagaaataaataaaagtaaagcgagtgcgaggaaataaataaaagtaaagcgagtgcggaaaataaataatgtaaagcgagtgcgaggaaataaataatttaaagcgagtgcgagaaataaataaagtaaagcgagtgcgagaaataaataaagtaaagcgagtgcggaaaaataaataaagtaaagcgagtgcgggaaaataaataagataaagacaagtaataaaaacctgctccaattggagggttgaataaattgcaatgcggaaatgaaaatggcggcaggattaacttccttccaaagtgctccaaactcgattacagactctatcacagactcgattacacaattgtggtaacactccaatgcgaagcgattaccactttataaaactgaatatatgcctaagtggaacaaagttgctctgagtttgcctctgctctaagtttggatgattgtaaaagtgaattcgagtttctatttataagcaagtaaaaagatggaaatgacttggatgcccttcaacttgaaaatggagggaaactgttttcctcttgtggcgcccgccacaaggccatggcgcccgccacaaggccaaagcGAGACGCCTTAGTGGATGTAGTGGagaacgtgggagttgagggaagttgagcttggacacgtcatggcttggtctgtggcgcccgccattggataggccataagcacaaaatgctgaattttaggttttttagctctttttcactccttttctcgatcggggctccgattaaagtaaaaacctgaaaacaaaggaaaacataccaataacacaacaaaatgataataaaacgactagaatgcatgtgaaatcggagtcgaaaatacggtaaattttagtgttatcaagccttcccatttggcacgcatcacataagtgatcttttgaagaaaaaaaatttGGTAGACCAACTACTAAATCTTTTGCAACTActttatttagcaagtcaaagttgacatgcgctaatcgcctatgccaaagccaagagTCTTAACTCATGGAGACAAGACATTTAGCGCTAGTCAAAGATGCTTCATTCAAGTCAAGCATGTATACGTTATTTACCCTCAATCCCTTAAACACATCATTCTTTGTATCATTATGTTCAACCATGCAACAATATTTTGAAAACGATACTTGATATCCTTTGTCGCATAATTGGCTAATACTAATAAGGTTATGCTTAAGGCCTTCAACTAAAAGGACGTTAGAGATAGTAGTAgaagagggattacctacactaccttttccgaTTATAGCTCCCTTGTTATTATCACCATAGGTTACAAATCCTTTCTCCTTAGCCACAAGGTCAAAGAATAAGGAAATGTTACTcgtcatatgtcttgagcatcctCTATCGAGAAACCATGTTCTCTCCATAGCCTCAAGACATTTCACCTATAAATTAAACAAGGGAAGGAGGTACacaattttcattgggtccttgtgtgtgagtgaaactttggttgcatttgggcaaccattggAAAATTCCTTTAGTaaccaaaaatctcctaaatcggCATTTAGCAAAAGTGTGTCCCCTCttgcaacaatatagacaatttGAGTTTGGATGAGAGTTGCTTTTACTAACTTGATTTTTTACCACATAAGTGTACTTTTgataaggattattcatgttacttctaaaatgtgattgatcaatagcaaaggtaactttaggttgtaaagccttGTCTAATTTAGGTTGAAGAGTTCTAACAtctctttgccaaatgtgacaagtttcacatccagaccatctaaaccaaaatcccctatcatcttcagttttgcctttagtagcctctatcatagatttcttaatagtttctaattccttttcggaATCAGAAACCTTCTTTTCTAAATACCAGATAATCTTCTTATTTGAGGCTAAGCATTTAAAAGCTTCCTTGGCCTGATTATGTAGAGTACTAAAGGCTTTTTGCAAATCAAAATAATACATTTTATAAACATGAtcatatttagaatgacttacattctttttcttcttttgatgagccaTAAGACAAAGATTGGCCTTTTCTTATTCATCACTTGAGTTACCATTGCTTAAGGGCTCACTATCGCTCTCCCATGCAATGTATGATCTTCTAGATTTGCTAGATTTCTTATGACGTTTgtcttttcctttgtctttcttcCACAATAGACAATCCGACCTATAGTGATCGGCCTTTCCGCAATTGTAACATAAGCCTCTTGACTTAGTTGTCTTACTCTCTTCTTGATTTGAGAAATTTGATTGTCTTCTATAATTGACTAGATTCTTATCCGAATGTTGAACTTCATTCTTTATAAGGTATCAGTTATACCTCCTTACAAACAACCCCATGTCTTCATTCGaatctttatcatcatcacttgattcactctcaCATGTATCTTTGGTGGATGACTTAGAACTTGAAGCTTTTAAAGCGATAGACTTCTTTTCGGTGTCCTTtgatttcttcttcttttccttcttttgactcttttcatgtttctcaaggttCATGAGCTCTTGCTCTTGAAGCTTACTAAACAATGTTTTCATGTCTGATGTTCTTAGATCATCAGCTTCCTTAATCGTGGTGACCTTTGGTTGtcattccctgttaagacatcttaatattttgttagtagcaacatcattaaGGGTAGTTTTATCAAGAGCATTTAACTGGTTAATTAGATGAGAAAATTGCTTTTGCATATCAacaatggtttcaccatccttcatatgaaaaaggtcaaattcttgagtCAAAGTGTTAattctagctagtttgacatcattggttccctcatgggCAATTTGCAATGAGTCCTACATAACTTTAGCACTAGTAGAATGGGAAACCCTGTAATACTCATCAACGCCTAAGGTGGCGATGATCATATTCctggctttccaatcatagttgtacTTTTTCTCATTCTATTCATTCCACTGTGCTTCAGGTTTAGGTATAACAACGCCATTCGCATTGGTTAAAgttatttccataggaccatcttggatgactttccataccTTCCTATCAATAGTGTTGATATGAATAGGCATATAATCTTTCCAATAATTGTAGTTTTCACTAGTGAAAATAGGCGTTAtattgtacgcccctttaggatcattattcattttctaaaaagttatatgAGAAGCACTAGATGAACTGgtgctcgtgataccacttgttaaacgatagtaccgatctagaagggaAATAGACCAGGTATTTAAAAATTTAGTGCTTTTTAAAATTGTTGTTAAAGGTTGCGAGAGCTCCCTAGACCACGATCGTCTAAACGATCCGTTATTGGAAAGATCAGATATGCGTGAAACCTAATGGAATGACTAAGATAAAGCTAATAAACAACAATCTTAATCAATCGATCAAATACACAAATTCTTGATATATCTACCACCAATGATGTATTAAAACAATgagaaaacaagaaaaatattgATAAAGTTGTGTGGAGTTAACTTTAgcaaacacttggtgtgcacacTACACCAAGTCTTAATTTCAATAGAATTGATTGTGTAAAATTTTCCTTAGTTACAACCAAAGTGATTGCAATAATTGATCAAACAACTTTAGTGCATAACAATTAAACAAGATGAAGTTTCCAATTAGTTTCACACAAGATTCAATTTATGCAGAAATAAAGAgttagagaaagagagaacaacaccaaatttgtttaggcagttaccttttcgtcctcgcttcgggtatgtctgcccccaattctaaaactagaattgagatatttattatcaaTTGAAAAGTTTATACAAGAGAAGAAATAATCACCACCAAGCAAACCTAAGTGGTGTTTTAGATCCTACTCAATTCTCTCCCCTTaattcgagttgaaccaagtgcTTCAAACATTCTGAACAAACCTCTgattgtagctaccttattgcaagaactccaagttctccaaaactctagctcGGCTGATTTCGATCGGATATGTGTGAAACCTCcgattgtagctaccttattgcaaaAAATTCAAGTTCTCCAAAACTCTCTCTCGACTGATTTCAATCGCAACACGCTTGAACCCAAACCTTTTttcacaatcctccggttaccgtTACTCGTTCGAATGAACCCACctttcttcaaacctttcactcggATGAACCTATGAAGCAAAGATTTGTGCAAAAAAAACCCaaatcttggaggacaaaaccctaagattttattcaagaaaaacccactaAAAACCTCTACCCAAACCAAGATACGCAATCCTATTTGAACGTTATCACCACAATAATGCActatgatcaacaaaaattgttatgtgtagttgttgaaacatgcaatgaagaatgaagatgaagaggaactttagtgtatatctttcacGTTTCTTGTTGTTTTTATGAAAATGAGATTCAAGAATATATATGATGTATGGACCAAGTGAAAAACACAGCAGAATTTTTTAGCAAAAACACACAGCAGAGAAATGAGTGAAATCAGCAACCACTCGACTTGTTCACACTGGGGACTCGACCTATTTAGACCCGCAATAGTACAATTCAAATAAATTAGGTTATGAGTCGAATCAAACAGGAAGATGAGTCGACTCGTCTTGTTTTTCCAAAaatgagtcgacctatgactcgactGGTTCAGACCTGCATCAACATAATTCAAATAAAACAGGttatgagtcgactcaaacaggagatgagtcgactcatcttgTTTTTCCAAAAATGACTCGACTCAAAGACTTAACCTGTTCAGACCTGTGAGTTACAAAGAAAATGGCATGCATGAATGAGTCGGCCGCTCCAAAGCATGAGTCGAATCAAAGATTTTAAATGGTAAAAAAGGAGTTTTTAAGATGTATTTTGGTCAATCCAAACCATTCTCTTATGGACCTAAGGTACTAACAATGATCAAGTACAATATTGACATATATGAGATGATCTTATATGCATAGACATATTGAATTGATACTTTGAGCATGTTAAAGAATGAATGCATTCTACGATATGATGACACCATCCAAAGTACACAGTATGAGCTActaaaaggtttgacatcattaaaacaaGGATTAAGAACTTTTGCCCTCATAGCTTTCCCACTAGAAAGATCTATGGGGGTATCAAGCATTGTGTTTAAGGGTGATGGTTGTTCAGAAGCAGAGAAtataattaattgattatgaaCATCAGTGGATTCATCAACAGGGAGTTAATTGTGTTTTGGAGATTTATTGGGTGAGGAAATCAGTGAGGGGTTGGAGATTTTTGGTTTAGGGTGGAGTAATTAAAATCATCTTCACATATAAGGTTGAGATTAATACTTGTCATACCAATATTCATAGCTTCTAAAGTAGTCAAATTTTCTTCAACAACAGTTTTCAAAACTACTTATTCAGGAAAACCAGAAGCTTCAGTCTCAACAACCTTCAACCCAACAAACACTTTTGTAGCTTGAACCTCTGCAGTCTCTAGATCACCACCACCAACAACCTCTTCAATCAAACCATTAGAGGTTTCTGGATGTTATTCTGATTGATCCAACTTAACAGAAGCTAATAGTTGAGCACTTATGAAGATAGGCTCTACCACACTCTCCTGAGCAATAACATCTGCCACTTTCTTTCTTCTGACCAGTGACTCACTAACATCCTCTTCTTCCTAATCCTCTTCTATTTCCCACAACTTACTCAACTTCTTCCTTCTTAAAGGTGCATCAGATGAGACAGAGGAAGAAGACACCTTTGGAGGAGTCCTTCCACTTCTTGTCTTGGATGACATTAAGACAGTGGAAGCAATGACTTCTTCAAT from Lathyrus oleraceus cultivar Zhongwan6 chromosome 7, CAAS_Psat_ZW6_1.0, whole genome shotgun sequence encodes the following:
- the LOC127102206 gene encoding uncharacterized protein LOC127102206 codes for the protein MNNDPKGAYNITPIFTSENYNYWKDYMPIHINTIDRKVKCLEAMERTWFLDRGCSRHMTSNISLFFDLVAKEKGFVTYGDNNKGAIIGKGSVGNPSSTTISNVLLVEGLKHNLISISQLCDKGYQVSFSKYCCMVEHNDTKNDVFKGLRGRKPNVSHLHVFGRKCFVLNNGKENLAKFDSKADEGILLEYSQSSKAYKVYKKRLCIVEESVHVSFDESYPKIVGEGIFVDGAGVPSENIIKDQE